A window of the Capricornis sumatraensis isolate serow.1 chromosome 9, serow.2, whole genome shotgun sequence genome harbors these coding sequences:
- the LOC138086479 gene encoding olfactory receptor 1f45-like yields the protein MDNQTQVSEFILLGLSQQPLQRQVLFSLSFILYLSGCLGNLLTILAIILDPHLHSPMYFFLSNLSLLDICFTSTTIPKMLVNHLCGLTTISFSACLAQMYFYIAFGAADSMLLSVMAYDRYLAICSPLHYMTIMSVLRCTLLVVIPWISANLISMVHTLLMSHLSFCTNRIPHFFCDINALIKLSCSDTQVNEMLVLVLGGPVVLISFVCIMASYTPIAVTVWKVPSAQGRWKAFSTCGSHLCVVCLFYGTIIGVYFNPESTHTTQRDMAATVMYTMVTPMLNPFIYSLRNRDLKGALQKLLLSKNPFAQPL from the coding sequence ATGGACAATCAGACCCAAGTCTCTGAATTCATCCTCCTCGGCCTCTCCCAGCAGCCCCTGCAGAGGCAGGTGCTCTTCAGCCTGTCCTTCATTCTGTATTTGAGTGGGTGCCTGGGGAATCTTCTCACCATCCTGGCCATCATCTTGGACCCTCACCTCCACAGccccatgtatttcttcctcaGCAACTTGTCTCTTCTTGACATCTGCTTTACCTCTACCACCATCCCCAAGATGCTGGTGAACCATCTGTGTGGGCTCACCACCATCTCCTTCTCAGCTTGCCTGGCCCAGATGTATTTCTATATTGCCTTTGGGGCAGCTGACAGCATGCTTCTCTCAGTCATGGCTTACGACCGCTACCTGGCCATCTGCAGCCCACTGCACTACATGACAATCATGAGTGTCCTTCGGTGTACTTTGCTGGTGGTGATACCCTGGATCTCAGCCAACCTCATCTCCATGGTCCACACTCTCCTGATGTCCCACTTGTCCTTTTGCACCAATAGGATCCCACACTTCTTCTGTGATATCAATGCCTTGATCAAGCTCTCCTGCTCTGACACCCAAGTCAATGAGATGCTGGTGCTGGTCCTTGGGGGCCCAGTGGTTCTCATCTCTTTTGTGTGCATCATGGCCTCCTATACACCCATTGCTGTGACTGTGTGGAAGGTGCCTTCTGCCCAGGGCAGATGGAAAGCGTTCTCCACGTGTGGCTCTCACCTTTGTGTTGTCTGTCTCTTCTATGGGACTATCATCGGGGTCTACTTCAACCCTGAATCTACACACACCACCCAGAGGGACATGGCAGCCACAGTGATGTACACCATGGTCACCCCCATGCTGAATCCCTTCATCTACAGCCTGAGGAACCGAGATCTGAAGGGGGCCCTCCAGAAGCTTCTTCTCAGCAAGAACCCCTTTGCCCAGCCTCTTTAA